CCGCCGCACCCGTGACCTGCTACTGCCCAGGCTGCTATCACGCATCGAGTGCAGTTGATACTTATTAACATGAAAACACCGGCCGAATTCGCAGACCGAAATTTTAAGATTGAGTGCAGTCAAATCACTTTGCGGCAAGGTGGTCAGGGATCTTTGGTTATTGGAGGACCTGGCGAACTTTGGCAAGACGACGATGGACACATTCAATTCAAAATATTTGTTTCCGAGGAGCATTACGAAGCCCTGAACACACACCGTAATGGAACGAAACGGGTTCTTGGGCAGTTGGTTAAAGAGGAAGACTGCTTCACTCTTGTGGCACAGACGTTTTCTGGACCTGTCTGGACCTCTGAGTCTGTTTTTCCCAACAGGCGGGGTGGTTTGGCCAGCGGAATCGCATACGGGACCATTCACGAACTACTTTATGAGTGCTCGGTTCCGGTCGAATCAAAGGCAGTTTCAGCAACAATCAGACTGCCTGACAAGATTTCGTTCCCATGTAACCAGGGAACAGAAACAGTTACCAAGAGAGGCGATAAAGAAGCGGGAAACTCATGGAACCTGAATTCTGCGGAGTATATACATGAAAAATTCATGTTTCGAATTCACCCCGAGGGTGATCATACGGTTGCACAAATTTCCATGAAGGAGGGGCCTGATGCATTAGTCATGGCTCGGAGGCTTCATGAGTCTCTTCAGTTTGTTTTGGGCCTGGAATTGGACCTTCTTGTCATTGAGACAATTGGCGACGGGAAGATGACGACCATGCTGCGATCAGCTTCGAATTCTAAAATTAAAGGGTCTATCCCGCCCCCTCTTCGATTCCAAAAAATTGATCCACAGTCTCAATTCTGGATGATGTTTGCCAGCTATTTTTGCGCAGTCATAACGGCAACGAGCTCTGAACCACATCCAATTTCTCAGCACCTCGGGAGTGTAATTGAATCAACGGTTGCATCACTGGGTGCTGAAGTTTTGGCTTTAACCGTTGCAGTTGAAGGGTTGGCCGGCCTTACCACATCAGCACAGGTGTCCAACACGGTAGCCATTTCGGAAGAGTTAAATGCTGTCAAAAAAGCTTTGGTTGGAGTTTCTTTGTCCGATTCAACTCGAGCAAGAGTCATTGGCGCTCTTGATGCGATGACTAAAATTCGGAATTCAGATTTGCTCCGGATTTTTCTGGCAGAGCAGCAGCTGCCGCCAGCACTCTATAAATCATGGAGTCGTCTTCGAAACGCCGCAGCGCATGGTGGAGGTTTAGGAGGCCGTGAAATTGAGGATGTCATTCGACTTCGTGATGAAGTTCGAATGCTTCTCTACTCACTAGTACTCCACTTAATTGGATATAGCGGTCTTAGAACTGACTACAGCCAACAAGGTTGGCCCGATTGTCATTGGCCAATTGCAGCATCAGTGCCAGCTTCTCCTGTTGATGCACCCCCTGTTGATGAGGGCGTTGCCGAACCACCTGAAATATCGCCTTCTCATGCAAGGGGAGTAGATAACAAGCCCAATTCGAACGATGCAGTTGAGGAGAAGGTGGTTTTGCCGGAAATAGAGTCGGCAGCAGTTTCAAACCAGGAGATTAAGACCAATATCGCAATTGAATCTAAGCCGCTAAACTCAACGCATGACGGTGTGTGTGAAACTGCTAGCCCTACCGCTTCCGAATGAGCTTTAGTGCCTACACCGAGGACCAGCTCGTCGAGCAGCCCGCCATCGGGTTGTTTGTGGAGCTTGGCTGGCAGACGTTGTCGGCAGCGGAGGAAACCTTGGGTGCGGGCGGCACGCTGGGACGTTTGGCGAAGTCGGAGGCGGTGTTGCCGAAGCGGCTGGAGGCTGCGTTGCAAAGAGTGAATCCCATGCTGCCGCCGGAGGCAATCACCGGGGCACTCGAAGAGCTGACGCGGAACCGCTCGGCCATGAGCATGGCAGCGGCGAACCGGGAAATGCATGAGCTTTTGAAGCAGGGCGTCAAGGTCAGCGTACCAGACAAGGAACATGGCGGGCAGAAGACGGAGCTGGTGCGGGTGATCGACTGGCAGAACCCGGTGGCGAATGATTTCCTCCTCGTGAGCCAGATGTCCATCCAGGGGCCGCTGTACCTGCGGCGGCCGGATTTGATCGGCTTCGTCAATGGGCTGCCGCTGGTGGTGGTGGAACTCAAGAAGCCGGGCGTGCCGGCGCAGCAGGCCTTCACGGACAACCTGACCTGCTACAAGGCGGACATCCCCCAGCTTTTCTGGGGCAATGCGCTCATGATTGCCAGCAATGGCACGGACAGCCGTGTGGGCTCGCTGACAGCCGACTGGGAGCGGTTCTTTGAGTGGAAGCGCATCGCCAGCGAGAACGAGCCGCGCCGCGTTTCGCTGGAGGTGATGATCTGCGGCACCTGCGACAAAAAGCGCCTGCTGGATCTGGTGGAAAACTTCATCCTCTTCTCCGAGCACAAGGCCGGGCTGGTCAAGATCGTGGGGCAGAACCATCAGTTCCTCGGCGTGAACAACGCCATCGCCGCCAGCCTGAAAGCCCGCACGGAAGGCCACGGGCGCGGCGGGGTCTTCTGGCAGACGCAGGGCAGTGGCAAGAGCTTCTCCATGGTCTTCTACTCCCAGAAGATCCTGCGCACAGTGCCCGGCGACTGGACTTTTGTCATCGTGACGGACCGCGTGGAACTGGACGAGCAGATCGCCACCACCTTCAAAGCCTGCGGCGCTGTGAGCGAGTCCGAAGGCGAAGTCTGCCACGCCAACAGCGGCGGACATCTGCGCGAACTGCTGCGTGGGAATCACCGCTATGTTTTCACGCTGGTGCATAAGTTCCAAACGGACGAGCTGCTCACAGACCGGCGGGACGTGATCGTTTTGACCGATGAGGCGCACCGCAGCCAGTATGACACCCTGGCCATGAACATGCGGGCCGCGCTGCCGAACGCGATCTTTGTGGCCTTCACCGGCACACCCCTGATCGCAGGCGAAGAACGGACGCGGGAGGTCTTTGGCGATTACGTGTCCATCTACGACTTTCAGCAAAGCGTGCAGGACGGCGCGACGGTGCCGCTCTTCTATGAAAACCGCACACCTGAGCTGCACCTGGACAATCCCAACCTGAACGAGGACATCTACGCCCTGATCGAGGAAGCGGAACTGAGCCCGGAGGCCGAGGAAAAGCTGCAACGGGAGCTGGGCAATCAATACCACCTCATCACCCGCGACGACCGGCTGGAAACGGTGGCCAAGGACATCATGAACCATTTCCTGGGCCGTGGCTTCCAAGGCAAGGCCATGGTGGTGAGCATCGACAAAGTGACTGCGCTGAAGATGCACGCCAAGGTGCAGAAGCATTGGGTGGCAGAGCAAACCCGCGTCTGGAAAGAACTGGAGGCGGCCTCAAAGATGAAGCCGCTCAAGCCCGGCCAGTCGAAACGGGATTTCAAAGACGACTACGACGCCGAGAAGGTACGGGAACTGCAAAGGCGGCTCGATTTGCTGGAGCACACCGACATGGCAGTGATCGTTTCCGCCGAACAAAATGAGGTTGCCAAGATGGCGGCGAAGGGCATCGACATCGTGCCGCATCGCAAGCGGATGAACGAGGAGAAGCTGGACGAGCTGTTCAAAGACCCGAAGGAAGAGCTAAGGCTCGTCTTTGTCTGTGCCATGTGGCTGACCGGATTCGATGCGCCGAGCTGCTCCACGATCTACCTCGACAAGCCGATGCGGAACCACACGCTGATGCAGACCATCGCCCGTGCAAACCGTGTCTATCCCGGCAAGCAGAGCGGCCTGATCGTGGATTATGCGAATGTCTTTGCCTCGCTGGAGCGAGCCCTGGCCATCTACGGAGCCGGAAAGGACGGCAAGACGCCTGTGC
The sequence above is drawn from the Prosthecobacter vanneervenii genome and encodes:
- a CDS encoding type I restriction endonuclease subunit R; protein product: MSFSAYTEDQLVEQPAIGLFVELGWQTLSAAEETLGAGGTLGRLAKSEAVLPKRLEAALQRVNPMLPPEAITGALEELTRNRSAMSMAAANREMHELLKQGVKVSVPDKEHGGQKTELVRVIDWQNPVANDFLLVSQMSIQGPLYLRRPDLIGFVNGLPLVVVELKKPGVPAQQAFTDNLTCYKADIPQLFWGNALMIASNGTDSRVGSLTADWERFFEWKRIASENEPRRVSLEVMICGTCDKKRLLDLVENFILFSEHKAGLVKIVGQNHQFLGVNNAIAASLKARTEGHGRGGVFWQTQGSGKSFSMVFYSQKILRTVPGDWTFVIVTDRVELDEQIATTFKACGAVSESEGEVCHANSGGHLRELLRGNHRYVFTLVHKFQTDELLTDRRDVIVLTDEAHRSQYDTLAMNMRAALPNAIFVAFTGTPLIAGEERTREVFGDYVSIYDFQQSVQDGATVPLFYENRTPELHLDNPNLNEDIYALIEEAELSPEAEEKLQRELGNQYHLITRDDRLETVAKDIMNHFLGRGFQGKAMVVSIDKVTALKMHAKVQKHWVAEQTRVWKELEAASKMKPLKPGQSKRDFKDDYDAEKVRELQRRLDLLEHTDMAVIVSAEQNEVAKMAAKGIDIVPHRKRMNEEKLDELFKDPKEELRLVFVCAMWLTGFDAPSCSTIYLDKPMRNHTLMQTIARANRVYPGKQSGLIVDYANVFASLERALAIYGAGKDGKTPVRDKQELVEQLRAAMQEAMEFCQRQAVNLTAIHEASGMEKLHLLGEAVNALISPDELRKQFLAHEKLVRALYQAVKPDKAAIEFAPMCSLLATLADSIKLQTGEGETPDITPIMGRLNDLLDDSIGAEGFTIAEGQAGARHGVIDLSKINFEALAKKFKESKQKNLDIEKLKAAIRATLDKIVHMHRALRTDYQQKFEELIASYNAGSLNIDQLFAALLEQSRKLTDEQTRHVRENLLPAELVIFDILTRPAPELSDAERDEVKKVAKQLLSKVQSLLGTMWKGTQQGRSKLQDVIKDTLDEGLPRAYDKPLYEAKVEAVFEHFYETAA